Proteins from one Sabethes cyaneus chromosome 2, idSabCyanKW18_F2, whole genome shotgun sequence genomic window:
- the LOC128738146 gene encoding toll-like receptor Tollo — protein sequence MRSSPALLSVLFGTIFGVLGASLSKSLLSQAPDECRWSGYSEDDLTLVCRLRTINSELENTNFSVLHPENTIRLRLQCNDGLFFQSSISPGSFRQLSELRSLTIDYCKIANLTDGSFRGLKELTNLTLRTHNTDWSSVSLEIAPHVFNAELSKLERLDLSQNNMWSLPDGMICPLTKLQYLNLTQNRIRDLSVFHFSASLSTRLSKKCGSSISVLDISHNSIDNLPPAIFSGLGKLNELRLQNNGLNFIADRALEGLLSLSKLDISLNRLTNLPPELFSEAKHIKEIYLQNNSINVLAPGIFSELQQLLVLDLSNNELTSEWVNPATFKGLSRLILLDLSNNKITKLEPSIFRDMFNLQILRLQDNFIETLLEGTFSELASLHTLVISNNRLSNIEYSSFQGLTRLSLLSLDYNRISRIDRSAFKNLSTLQDLHLNGNKLLHVPDALYDVPLLRTLDLGENHISNIGNASFKDMVHMYGLRLTENNIEVIRKGTFDAMKSLHILNLSKNRLKRVDQACFDNNTNLQAIRLDGNYLTDITGLFTKLPNLVWLNISDNHLELFDYALIPTGLQWLDIHANKIAELGNYFEIESQLALSTIDASSNQLTEITGSAIPNSVELLYLNDNLISKVQSYTFFKKPNLTRVDLFGNKITTLDPNALRISAVPDDKPLPEFYIGGNPYQCDCNLNWLQKNNVDSRTQPKLMDLDSIYCKLLYNRGRTYVPLVEALPNQFLCKYETHCFALCHCCDFYACDCKMECPARCTCYHDQSWTSNVVDCSRAGYEEKLPDQIPMDSTQIYLDGNNFRSLSSHAFLGRKKLKILFLNNSNVEVISNRTFYGLKELEILQLDHNQISELNGFEFIGLDRLKELLLQYNKISSIANHSFDHLHSLKILRLDHNRIVEFNMWHLPKQLTDLRLSANPWSCDCEYVEKMREYLKMFDFVKDKLKIKCAVTILPGNETALTVGGSVNGSSHPAVTSQPGTVPKGVPLDLTAGESPAGGFLIYLDNSTTLCSGAVPLDNIINGNLTSRKTVLSPPPIEGYIPLLVAALCGFLAIIILTLLVFVFRQEMRVWFHSRFGVRLFYRNTDMDKNERDKLFDAFVSYSSKDEAFVAEELAPMLENGDPSYKLCLHYRDFPVGAYIADTIVQAVESSRRTIMVLSENFIKSEWCRFEFKSAHHQVLRDRRRRLIVILLGEVPQKDLDPDIRLYLKTNTYLQWGDKLFWEKLRFALPDVPNNQRMRQQPPISMTHSNIRNNYQLSRTPNNRNNTNNQLIMLQQQQQQQQQQQQQPPQPDPRAALRQQEHSPLHQQPLPLPGLAQQPQPPQLLQHQRQQEPPRGGTNASPRTVGIHI from the coding sequence ATGCGTTCCTCACCGGCCTTGCTGTCGGTCCTGTTTGGCACCATTTTCGGTGTCCTCGGCGCGTCGCTGAGCAAATCGTTGCTCTCGCAGGCTCCGGACGAGTGTCGATGGTCCGGTTACAGTGAAGACGATTTAACCCTCGTGTGTAGACTTAGAACTATCAACAGTGAACTAGAGAATACGAATTTTAGTGTGCTACATCCCGAAAACACGATCCGGCTGCGGTTGCAGTGCAACGACGGCTTGTTTTTCCAGTCCAGTATTAGCCCGGGAAGCTTCCGGCAGCTGTCCGAATTGCGATCGCTCACGATCGATTATTGTAAAATAGCAAATCTAACCGATGGTTCCTTTAGGGGTCTCAAGGAGTTGACTAATCTGACTCTGCGGACACACAACACCGACTGGTCGTCGGTCAGCTTGGAGATTGCCCCGCATGTTTTCAACGCGGAATTATCGAAACTGGAACGGCTGGATCTTAGTCAAAACAACATGTGGTCCCTGCCGGACGGTATGATTTGTCCACTGACCAAGCTTCAATATCTTAATTTGACACAGAACCGGATTCGCGATCTGTCGGTGTTTCACTTCAGTGCGTCACTCAGCACGCGATTGTCGAAAAAGTGTGGAAGTTCAATTTCGGTGCTTGATATTTCGCACAATAGCATCGATAACCTACCACCGGCGATTTTCTCCGGATTGGGAAAACTGAACGAGCTTCGATTGCAAAATAACGGTCTTAACTTTATTGCCGATCGAGCACTGGAAGGGTTGCTGTCGCTTTCCAAACTTGACATCTCCCTTAACCGGTTAACAAATCTCCCACCGGAGTTATTTTCCGAAGCGAAGCACATTAAAGAAATCTACCTTCAAAACAACAGCATCAACGTTCTCGCACCTGGTATCTTCAGTGAGCTACAGCAGTTGCTAGTTCTGGATCTATCCAACAACGAACTAACTTCTGAATGGGTAAACCCAGCAACATTTAAAGGTCTGTCGCGGCTTATACTGCTGGATCTATCAAACAACAAAATAACGAAACTGGAACCCTCCATCTTTCGGGACATGTTCAACCTGCAGATCCTCCGGCTGCAGGACAATTTTATCGAAACCTTACTCGAAGGTACATTCTCCGAATTAGCATCCCTGCACACACTCGTCATCTCCAACAATCGGCTCTCGAACATCGAATACTCCAGCTTCCAAGGCTTGACCAGACTATCACTACTATCGCTAGACTACAACCGAATCTCACGCATCGATCGATCTGCTTTCAAGAACCTATCCACCTTACAGGACCTGCATCTAAATGGTAACAAACTGCTGCATGTTCCAGACGCCCTGTATGATGTTCCACTGCTCCGAACGCTTGATCTTGGCGAGAATCATATCAGCAATATCGGCAACGCTAGCTTTAAAGACATGGTTCATATGTACGGCTTACGACTTACCGAGAACAACATTGAAGTAATCAGGAAAGGAACATTTGATGCCATGAAATCACTGCACATTCTGAATCTCTCGAAGAACCGGCTGAAACGTGTCGATCAAGCGTGCTTCGACAACAACACCAATCTGCAAGCAATCCGACTCGATGGAAATTATTTGACCGACATTACGGGGCTTTTCACCAAACTACCAAATCTGGTGTGGCTCAATATTTCCGACAATCATCTGGAGCTGTTCGATTATGCACTCATTCCGACCGGCTTGCAGTGGTTGGACATTCATGCGAACAAGATCGCCGAATTGGGCAACTATTTCGAGATCGAGAGCCAACTGGCGCTCAGTACGATCGATGCCAGCTCGAATCAGCTGACTGAAATCACCGGCAGTGCGATCCCGAACAGCGTGGAGTTGCTGTATTTGAACGATAATCTGATATCGAAGGTGCAATCGTATACGTTCTTCAAAAAGCCAAACCTAACTCGTGTTGAtttgtttggcaataaaataaCGACACTCGATCCGAATGCACTGCGAATTTCCGCCGTTCCGGACGACAAACCACTGCCGGAGTTCTACATCGGCGGCAATCCGTACCAGTGCGATTGTAATTTGAACTGGCTGCAGAAAAACAACGTCGACTCACGAACGCAACCGAAGCTGATGGATTTGGACAGTATCTACTGTAAGCTGCTGTACAACCGGGGAAGGACGTACGTCCCGTTAGTGGAGGCACTGCCCAATCAATTTCTGTGCAAGTACGAAACGCACTGCTTCGCGCTGTgtcattgttgtgatttttatgcCTGCGATTGCAAGATGGAGTGCCCGGCGCGCTGTACATGCTATCACGACCAGAGCTGGACCTCGAATGTGGTGGACTGCTCGCGGGCCGGCTACGAGGAAAAACTACCGGATCAGATTCCGATGGACTCCACGCAGATTTATCTAGATGGAAATAACTTTCGGTCGCTGAGCAGTCATGCCTTTCTGGGGCGGAAGAAGCTGAAGATTTTGTTTCTGAATAACAGTAATGTGGAGGTTATCAGCAATAGGACGTTTTATGGGCTGAAGGAATTGGAAATTTTGCAATTGGATCATAATCAGATATCGGAGCTGAATGGGTTCGAGTTTATTGGACTGGATCGGTTAAAGGAACTGCTTTTGCAGTATAATAAAATATCGTCGATCGCCAATCATAGCTTCGATCATTTGCATAGTTTAAAGATTCTCCGGTTGGATCATAATCGAATTGTTGAGTTTAATATGTGGCATCTGCCAAAGCAGCTGACCGATTTGCGACTGTCGGCTAACCCATGGTCCTGCGATTGTGAGTACGTGGAAAAGATGCGCGAGTATTTGAAAATGTTCGATTTCGTTAAAGATAAGCTGAAGATAAAGTGTGCGGTAACGATCCTGCCGGGCAATGAGACAGCACTGACGGTTGGTGGGTCAGTGAATGGATCGTCCCACCCTGCGGTCACCAGTCAACCAGGAACGGTTCCGAAAGGAGTCCCGTTGGATTTGACTGCCGGCGAGTCACCGGCCGGTGGTTTCTTGATTTATTTGGACAACAGTACGACACTGTGCAGCGGCGCAGTGCCTCTCGATAACATCATCAACGGAAACTTGACATCGCGCAAGACGGTGTTATCGCCACCACCGATCGAAGGTTACATCCCGTTGCTGGTGGCTGCCCTTTGTGGATTCCTGGCAATCATCATTCTGACGTTGCTTGTGTTTGTCTTCAGGCAAGAAATGCGTGTTTGGTTTCATTCGCGCTTTGGCGTTCGGTTATTTTACCGGAATACCGACATGGATAAGAACGAACGGGACAAGCTGTTTGATGCTTTCGTGTCGTACAGTTCGAAAGATGAGGCTTTCGTGGCCGAAGAGTTGGCCCCGATGTTGGAAAATGGTGATCCTTCCTATAAACTATGCCTACACTATCGGGATTTTCCCGTAGGTGCCTACATTGCCGACACGATCGTCCAAGCGGTGGAATCATCCCGCAGGACCATTATGGTCCTGTCGGAAAACTTCATCAAATCCGAATGGTGCCGGTTTGAGTTTAAATCTGCCCATCATCAAGTGTTGCGAGATCGCCGAAGAAGACTGATTGTTATCTTGTTGGGAGAAGTGCCCCAAAAGGACTTGGATCCCGACATACGGTTGTATTTGAAAACCAACACCTATCTGCAGTGGGGTGATAAGCTGTTCTGGGAGAAGCTCCGATTTGCGCTACCGGACGTTCCGAACAATCAGCGAATGCGGCAGCAACCTCCGATAAGTATGACCCACTCCAACATCCGAAACAACTATCAGCTTAGTCGAACACCAAATAATAGGAATAACACCAACAACCAGTTGATCAtgctccagcagcagcagcagcaacagcaacaacagcagcagcaaccaccgCAACCCGATCCGAGGGCTGCACTGCGGCAGCAGGAACATTCGCCACTGCATCAGCAACCACTTCCGTTGCCAGGACTGGCTCAACAACCGCAGCCACCGCAATTGCTGCAACATCAGCGGCAACAGGAGCCACCTCGGGGAGGAACCAACGCGTCACCGCGAACGGTGGGGATCCACATATGA